In the genome of Bradyrhizobium arachidis, one region contains:
- a CDS encoding aliphatic sulfonate ABC transporter substrate-binding protein, whose translation MTWMTRRILLAGAIALAATPAAKAADPLKEIRIDWATYNPVSMVLKQKGLLEKEFAKDGITITWVQSAGSNKALEFLNAGSIDFGSTAGSAALVARINGNPIKSIYVYSRPEWTALVTGKDSKIASVADLKGKRVAVTRGTDPHIFLVRALLGAGLTEKDITPVLLQHADGKTALIRGDVDAWAGLDPMMAQAEVEEGAKLFYRKADANTWGILNVREQFLKDYPDAARRVLAVYEEARKYSLANYDELKKTFIAVTKLPEAVVDKQLKERTELTHSRIGAPQRESILAAGLALQQAGVVDAKVDVKATLDALIDDQVPLPTN comes from the coding sequence ATGACCTGGATGACACGACGCATTCTGCTCGCGGGAGCCATTGCGCTCGCCGCGACCCCCGCGGCAAAGGCGGCGGACCCGCTCAAGGAGATCCGCATCGACTGGGCAACCTACAACCCGGTGTCGATGGTCCTGAAGCAGAAGGGGCTGCTGGAGAAGGAGTTCGCCAAGGACGGCATCACCATCACCTGGGTGCAGTCGGCGGGCTCCAACAAGGCGCTCGAATTCCTCAACGCCGGCTCGATCGATTTCGGCTCGACCGCCGGCTCGGCGGCGCTGGTCGCGCGCATCAACGGCAATCCGATCAAGTCGATCTATGTCTATTCGCGGCCCGAGTGGACCGCGCTGGTGACGGGCAAGGATTCCAAGATCGCAAGCGTTGCTGATCTGAAGGGCAAGCGCGTCGCGGTGACGCGCGGCACCGATCCGCACATCTTCCTGGTACGCGCACTTCTCGGTGCCGGTCTCACCGAGAAGGACATCACGCCGGTGCTGCTCCAGCACGCCGACGGCAAGACCGCGCTGATCCGCGGCGACGTTGATGCCTGGGCCGGTCTCGATCCCATGATGGCGCAGGCCGAGGTCGAGGAAGGTGCAAAGCTGTTCTATCGCAAGGCCGACGCCAACACCTGGGGCATCCTCAATGTGCGCGAGCAGTTCTTGAAGGACTATCCCGACGCCGCCCGTCGCGTGCTCGCGGTGTATGAGGAGGCGCGAAAATATTCGCTGGCGAATTACGACGAGCTGAAGAAGACCTTCATCGCGGTGACGAAGCTGCCCGAGGCGGTCGTCGACAAGCAGCTCAAGGAGCGCACCGAGCTGACCCACAGCCGCATCGGCGCGCCCCAGCGCGAGTCGATCCTCGCCGCCGGCCTCGCGCTCCAGCAAGCCGGCGTCGTCGACGCCAAGGTCGACGTGAAGGCGACGCTGGATGCGCTGATCGACGACCAGGTCCCGCTGCCGACGAATTAG
- a CDS encoding [protein-PII] uridylyltransferase — protein MDSVATEQKPEVDDRFDTARITAAVDALAEKHEGREDAFRTAVAQLLKAELIAARAAAQAILLKDRHGRRCAERLCHVQDEIIRILYSAATRHLYRSPIPSGAERMAVVATGGYGRGLMAPESDIDLLFILPYKQTAWGEQVAEAILYCLWDMGLKVGHATRSVDESIRQARGDMTIRTAILETRFLTGDQPLYDELVARFDKEVVQGTASEFVTAKLAEREERHRRGGQSRYLVEPNVKDGKGALRDLHTLFWIAKYVYRVRDTDELVERGVFDAQEYRSFRRCADFLWSVRCNLHFYCGRAEERLSFDLQREIAIRLGYTSHPGMQDVERFMKHYFLVAKEVGNLTAILCAKLEDQQAKPAPVLSRMMARLRPTPAKRRVPDSDDFIVDNNRINVAAPDIFKHDPVNLIRIFRLAQKNNLAFHPDAMRDVTRSLGLINAQLRENPEANRLFMEILTSDNAEIVLRRMNETGVLGHFIRAFGKIVSMMQFNMYHHYTVDEHLIRCIGFLQDIERGGIEEFTLASDLMRKTRPEHRAVIYIATLLHDVAKGRPEDHSIAGAKVARRLCPRLGFSPADTELVAWLIEEHLTMSTVAQSRDLSDRKTIENFAAVVQSVEQMKLLTILTTADIRGVGPGVWNGWKAQLLRSLYYETEPVLTGGFSEVDRGKRLTAAYAEFRNAFAEWPADELDAYIARHYPAYWLKVELPRKIRHARFVRSSEQAGHKLAINVGFDEVRGVTELTIFAADHPWLLSIIAGACASAGANIVDAQIYTTTDGRALDTISISREYDRDEDEGRRATRIGEMIEDVLEGKLRLPEVVARRTVRSKARPFVIEPEVTINNQWSDRYTVIEVSGLDRPGLLYELTTAISKLNLNIASAHVATFGERARDVFYVTDLLGAQINAPTRQSAIKSALTHVMAGDKAVQPAA, from the coding sequence ATGGATAGCGTCGCGACTGAGCAGAAGCCTGAGGTGGACGATCGCTTCGATACCGCGCGGATCACAGCCGCGGTCGATGCGCTTGCCGAAAAGCATGAGGGACGCGAGGACGCGTTCCGCACTGCCGTCGCGCAGTTGCTCAAGGCCGAGCTGATCGCGGCGCGCGCCGCGGCGCAGGCGATCCTGCTCAAGGACCGCCACGGCCGCCGCTGCGCCGAGCGACTGTGCCATGTCCAGGACGAGATCATCCGCATCCTGTACTCCGCGGCGACGCGCCATCTCTACCGCTCGCCGATCCCGAGCGGCGCCGAGCGCATGGCGGTGGTGGCGACCGGCGGCTATGGCCGCGGCCTGATGGCGCCCGAGTCCGACATCGATCTCTTGTTCATCCTGCCCTACAAGCAGACCGCCTGGGGCGAGCAGGTCGCCGAAGCGATCCTCTACTGCCTGTGGGACATGGGGCTGAAGGTCGGCCACGCCACGCGCTCGGTCGATGAATCGATCCGCCAGGCGCGCGGCGACATGACCATCCGCACCGCGATCCTGGAGACGCGCTTTCTCACCGGTGATCAGCCGCTCTACGACGAGCTGGTCGCGCGTTTCGACAAGGAAGTGGTGCAGGGCACCGCGTCCGAATTCGTCACCGCAAAGCTCGCCGAGCGCGAGGAGCGGCATCGCCGTGGCGGCCAGTCGCGCTATCTGGTCGAGCCCAACGTCAAGGACGGCAAGGGCGCGCTGCGCGACCTGCACACGCTGTTCTGGATCGCCAAATACGTCTATCGCGTGCGCGACACCGACGAATTGGTCGAGCGCGGCGTGTTCGACGCGCAGGAATACCGCAGCTTCCGCCGCTGCGCCGATTTCCTCTGGTCGGTGCGCTGCAATCTGCATTTCTATTGCGGCCGCGCCGAGGAGCGTCTCTCCTTCGACCTCCAGCGCGAGATCGCGATCCGGCTCGGCTACACCTCGCATCCCGGCATGCAGGATGTCGAGCGCTTCATGAAGCACTACTTCCTGGTCGCCAAGGAAGTCGGCAACCTCACCGCCATCCTCTGCGCCAAGCTCGAGGACCAGCAGGCCAAGCCCGCGCCGGTCTTGAGCCGGATGATGGCGCGGCTGCGCCCGACGCCGGCGAAGCGGCGCGTGCCTGACAGCGACGACTTCATCGTCGACAACAACCGCATCAACGTCGCCGCGCCTGATATCTTCAAGCACGATCCGGTCAACCTGATCCGCATCTTCCGCCTCGCGCAGAAGAACAACCTCGCCTTCCATCCGGACGCGATGCGCGATGTGACGCGCTCGCTCGGCCTGATCAACGCGCAGCTGCGCGAGAATCCCGAGGCCAACCGGCTGTTCATGGAGATCCTGACCTCGGACAACGCCGAGATCGTGCTGCGGCGAATGAACGAGACCGGCGTGCTCGGCCATTTCATTCGCGCCTTCGGCAAGATCGTCTCGATGATGCAGTTCAACATGTATCATCATTACACCGTCGACGAGCACCTGATCCGCTGCATCGGCTTCCTCCAGGACATCGAGCGCGGCGGCATCGAGGAGTTCACGCTCGCCAGCGACCTGATGCGCAAGACCCGCCCCGAGCACCGCGCGGTGATCTACATCGCGACACTGCTGCACGACGTCGCCAAGGGTCGGCCCGAGGACCACTCGATCGCCGGCGCCAAGGTCGCGCGCCGGCTGTGCCCGCGGCTCGGCTTCAGCCCGGCCGACACCGAGCTGGTGGCCTGGCTGATCGAGGAGCACCTCACCATGTCCACGGTTGCACAGTCGCGCGACCTGTCGGATCGCAAGACCATCGAGAATTTCGCCGCGGTCGTGCAGTCGGTCGAGCAGATGAAGCTGCTCACCATCCTGACCACCGCCGACATCCGTGGCGTCGGCCCGGGCGTGTGGAACGGCTGGAAGGCGCAGCTCTTGCGCTCGCTCTATTACGAGACCGAGCCGGTGCTGACCGGCGGCTTCTCCGAAGTCGATCGCGGCAAGCGCCTCACAGCCGCCTACGCCGAATTCCGCAACGCCTTCGCCGAGTGGCCGGCGGACGAGCTCGATGCCTATATCGCCCGGCACTATCCGGCCTACTGGCTCAAGGTCGAGCTGCCGCGCAAGATCCGCCACGCCCGCTTCGTCCGCTCCAGCGAGCAGGCCGGCCACAAGCTCGCGATCAATGTCGGCTTCGACGAGGTGCGCGGCGTCACCGAGCTGACCATCTTCGCCGCCGACCACCCCTGGCTGCTCTCGATCATCGCCGGCGCCTGCGCCTCCGCCGGCGCCAACATCGTCGACGCCCAGATCTACACCACGACCGACGGCCGCGCGCTCGATACGATCTCGATCTCCAGGGAATACGACCGCGACGAGGACGAGGGTCGGCGCGCCACGCGCATCGGCGAGATGATCGAGGACGTGCTGGAGGGCAAGCTGCGCCTGCCCGAAGTGGTGGCGCGGCGCACCGTGCGCAGCAAAGCGCGCCCCTTCGTGATCGAGCCGGAAGTGACCATCAACAACCAATGGTCCGACCGCTACACCGTGATCGAGGTCTCAGGCCTCGACCGGCCCGGTCTGCTCTACGAGCTCACCACCGCGATCTCGAAGCTCAATCTCAATATCGCCTCGGCCCATGTCGCGACCTTCGGCGAGCGCGCCCGCGACGTGTTCTACGTCACCGACCTCCTCGGCGCACAGATCAACGCGCCGACGCGGCAGTCCGCGATCAAGAGCGCGCTGACGCATGTGATGGCCGGCGACAAGGCGGTTCAGCCGGCGGCGTGA